Proteins encoded in a region of the Populus alba chromosome 13, ASM523922v2, whole genome shotgun sequence genome:
- the LOC118060770 gene encoding probable methyltransferase At1g29790, translating into MGRLCSPKCRLGRIMGWLQIMLGGLVIVVSIASLFKFYNAGFFLHHEDICQHFYHVGDAYDGFDIRALNDRVGEVLDRMDKLQEKLEKTVQEMEKNKVDLGKSTMTRLEHKRFLEQEVIRPLYGAHIALRQIRLPRAEGIRNSTMKEEPLINTFVVEEIRKYITPKENRVGRTNIYGTERIYNTVGHACVLMKKELEEYMDYDIGSYCKDDWSLSQKLMVNGCDPLPRRRCLTRASKVYQKPFPINESLWRLPDDRNVRWSNYQCRNFQCLSSKNPKRGYSKCTGCFEMDKEKLKWVTNSSLPVDFLIGDVLAIKPGEIRIGLDFGVGTGTFAARMKEQNVTVVSTALNLGAPFNEMIALRGLVPLYVTLNQRLPFFDNTMDLIHTAGFMDGWIDLMLMDFILFDWDRILRPGGLLWIDRFFCNRKDMDDYMYMFLQFRYKKHKWAISPKSKDEVYLSALLEKPPRGI; encoded by the coding sequence ATGGGGAGGTTATGTTCTCCAAAATGTAGACTGGGAAGAATAATGGGATGGCTTCAAATCATGTTGGGAGGTCTTGTTATTGTTGTAAGCATAGCCAGTCTCTTCAAGTTCTATAATGCAGGGTTTTTCCTTCACCATGAAGATATATGCCAGCACTTCTATCATGTCGGCGACGCTTATGATGGGTTTGATATAAGAGCGTTGAACGATCGAGTTGGAGAAGTTCTTGACAGGATGGATAAACTGCAAGAAAAGCTGGAGAAGACAGTGCAAGAAATGGAGAAGAACAAGGTTGATTTGGGAAAATCTACAATGACAAGATTGGAGCACAAGAGGTTTTTGGAGCAGGAGGTGATTAGGCCTCTCTATGGTGCTCACATTGCTCTTCGACAGATTCGACTACCTCGAGCAGAGGGGATTAGAAACTCAACAATGAAGGAGGAGCCTTTGATTAACACTTTTGTTGTCGAGGAGATTCGTAAGTACATTACTCCGAAAGAAAATAGAGTCGGGAGAACAAACATATACGGGACGGAGAGGATATATAACACGGTGGGGCATGCCTGTGTTCTGATGAAGAAAGAATTGGAAGAGTACATGGACTACGACATTGGATCTTACTGTAAAGATGACTGGAGCTTGTCCCAGAAGCTCATGGTCAATGGATGCGATCCCTTGCCACGAAGACGGTGCCTGACAAGGGCCTCCAAGGTCTATCAGAAGCCATTCCCCATCAACGAGTCCCTGTGGAGACTGCCGGATGATAGAAATGTGAGGTGGAGCAATTACCAATGCCGGAATTTTCAGTGCTTATCAAGCAAGAATCCGAAGAGGGGCTATTCAAAATGCACTGGTTGTTTCGAAATGGACAAGGAGAAGCTGAAGTGGGTCACTAATAGCTCACTCCCTGTCGATTTTCTGATCGGAGATGTTTTGGCGATCAAGCCCGGAGAAATACGAATCGGTCTGGATTTCGGAGTTGGAACAGGAACTTTTGCTGCCAGGATGAAAGAGCAGAACGTCACAGTTGTCTCGACCGCACTTAACCTCGGAGCACCGTTCAACGAGATGATTGCACTTCGAGGTCTGGTTCCTCTGTATGTGACATTGAACCAACGCCTCCCGTTCTTCGATAACACAATGGACTTGATTCATACCGCTGGATTTATGGATGGCTGGATCGACCTGATGTTGATGGATTTCATCTTGTTCGACTGGGATCGGATCTTAAGGCCAGGCGGATTGTTATGGATTGACAGGTTCTTTTGCAACAGGAAGGACATGGATGATTATATGTACATGTTTCTTCAGTTCAGGTACAAGAAACACAAGTGGGCGATCTCTCCTAAATCAAAGGACGAGGTCTATCTTTCTGCATTGTTAGAGAAACCTCCAAGAGGTATTTGA
- the LOC118060772 gene encoding nuclear transcription factor Y subunit B-4, whose product MGDEQDQLLPIANVGRVMKQHLPPTARVSKEAKQRMQECATEFISFVTSEASNKCRKENRKALNGDDVCWALSSLGFDDYADATVRYLHKYREAEREKADQKKATDSDKVNKDEESNHASCQAAQQQTDQIPEPTILEFRFL is encoded by the coding sequence ATGGGTGATGAGCAAGATCAGTTGTTGCCTATTGCCAATGTGGGTCGGGTAATGAAGCAGCACCTGCCACCAACAGCAAGGGTTTCGAAAGAAGCTAAGCAAAGAATGCAAGAATGTGCAACAGAGTTTATAAGCTTTGTCACTAGCGAGGCTTCTAACAAGTGTCGAAAGGAGAATCGCAAGGCATTGAACGGAGATGATGTCTGTTGGGCTCTCAGTTCTTTAGGGTTTGATGACTATGCTGACGCTACAGTTAGGTATTTGCACAAATACAGGGAGGCTGAAAGGGAAAAGGCTGACCAAAAGAAAGCTACTGACTCTGACAAGGTCAACAAAGATGAAGAATCCAACCATGCAAGTTGCCAAGCAGCACAGCAGCAAACTGACCAGATTCCTGAACCAACAATATTAGAGTTTAGGTTTCTTTAA
- the LOC118060771 gene encoding nuclear transcription factor Y subunit B-5 produces the protein MEEEQDKLLPIANVGRIMKRILPPTAKISKEAKQTMQECATEFLSFVTGEASDKCHKENRKTVNGDDICWALSSLGFDDHAEAIVRYLHRYREVERERSANQHKASGTEQDIEESNHIGSPVAHPYLSPSTYMYYE, from the exons ATGGAGGAAGAACAAGATAAATTGTTGCCTATCGCCAATGTGGGTCGGATTATGAAGCGAATCCTGCCACCAACCGCCAAGATTTCCAAAGAAGCAAAACAAACAATGCAAGAATGTGCAAcggaatttttaagttttgtaaCCGGCGAGGCATCTGACAAGTGTCATAAGGAGAATCGCAAGACAGTGAACGGAGACGACATCTGTTGGGCTCTCAGTTCTCTAGGGTTTGATGACCATGCGGAGGCTATAGTAAGGTACTTGCATAGATATAGAGAAGTTGAAAGGGAGAGATCAGCTAATCAACACAAAGCTTCTGGCACTGAACAAGACATTGAAGAATCCAACCAT ATAGGAAG TCCTGTTGCGCACCCATATCTCTCCCCTTCTACTTACATGTACTATGAATGA